One Sporosarcina sp. FSL W8-0480 genomic window, TTCATCTTCGAAATGGCTTCAAACTGGCATTCAAGTCTTCTCCAAGGTTTGTCGTATACAACCACTCAACTTGATCCCCCGACTGAAGTTTTACAGCTCCTGCTCCGCGGTCGGGGAAAATTCCATTCACACGATACATCCAACCACTTCCTTGACCACGGTCAAATTCATACACATTAGCAATTCCTTCGATATATGCCGTAGCGCCTTGGCCTCCACGGTAATCCAACTGAATTTTATTTTGCTTGGTGATATTTATTAGTGCTTTTAATACCGTATCACCATCATCGATCTCCATTGTCGTTGGAAGTAAAGGAACCTCCTCGTTTGAGATGACAATGGAAATGGTGATTTCATTGGATATCGGTTCGGGTTTTTCTTCATTCTTCTCCAATTGGGTTTTACTTTCCTCAGTTGGAGGTTCAGAAGATGGCGCTTCTGTTACCGGGGATTTTGGTTGCTTGACGGCTGAATTAGCTTCTTTATCACTTGTAGATTTAACTGTCTTCTTTTTATCTTCCACAACGATACTTTCGGGAGCCTTTTCCTTCTCTTTCGGTACATTCTGTTTTGCTAACATTTGTTTTTCTTTTTCAACCGAGCGTTCCTTTTCATCCTCAGTCTTGTTCTCTGAAGGTGTTAGTTCCTTCATATCTGTACCTTGTTCTACTGGAATTTCTTCCGATTGATCCTCTAACTGCACTTCTTCCTTTTGTTTATCTACCGATTCCAATCCTGTCGGTTTTTGTAAGGAAGATACACAGCCGCCTAATAAAAGCAAGATGTATAGTAAAAAGGATGCCATTATATAGTTGTTGTGTTTTTTCATTTAGCGCTCTCCCCTACACT contains:
- a CDS encoding DUF4430 domain-containing protein, whose product is MKKHNNYIMASFLLYILLLLGGCVSSLQKPTGLESVDKQKEEVQLEDQSEEIPVEQGTDMKELTPSENKTEDEKERSVEKEKQMLAKQNVPKEKEKAPESIVVEDKKKTVKSTSDKEANSAVKQPKSPVTEAPSSEPPTEESKTQLEKNEEKPEPISNEITISIVISNEEVPLLPTTMEIDDGDTVLKALINITKQNKIQLDYRGGQGATAYIEGIANVYEFDRGQGSGWMYRVNGIFPDRGAGAVKLQSGDQVEWLYTTNLGEDLNASLKPFRR